The candidate division KSB1 bacterium DNA window GCGGCCGCGGCAAGCTCTACAGCCATCGTGTGCCTCCGCCCAATGGCGATCCCGATGCCATCACCTTTCATCTGCGCAGCCTGGAGATTCTGGGTATTGCACCGGGTGACAGGCGCACGGAAGTTTTTCTGGTGCCGGAGGAGCGTTTGTGGGCACAGAGTTTTTTGGCGATGCAGGCGATTGATCCTGCCCGGCCGCTGGTCGGCATGCACCCGGGCGCAAGCTGGCCCAACAAGCGCTGGCCCGCCAGCCATTTTGCCGAAGTGGCGCAGGCGCTGTTGCAGGCGGAGGTGCAGGTCATCCTCACGCAGGGCCCGCAGGAGGGGCCAATCGTCACCGCGGTCAAACAACAGGCGCCCGGCGTCAAAGTCTTGCCGGTGCTGTCGCTGCGCGAAACCGCCGCGGTGCTGGCGCGCTGTTCGGCGTTCGTCTCCAATGATTGCGGCATTCTCCATCTCGCGGTGGCGGTGGGCACGCCTACCGTGGGTTTGTTTGGCCCGAGCCAGAAGGAGATTTGGTTTCCCTATGCCGCGACCCACGGCCATCTGGCCCTGGATTTCACCATCGCTTGCCGGCCGTGCCACCAGAACGTTTGTCCCCTGCAGCACCTCGATTGCCAGAAGCAACTGCTGCCACCGCGTGTGCTCGCCGCGGTTTGGCAGGCGCTCAAGCAGCGCCCGCCGGCAGAACGCGCGGCGTGATGGACGTGTGACTGCCCCGGGCTGTCCGGCGCAGCCGCATGGCAATGGAAAACACCGATGCCTTTTTCTCTGATGAAATCCTCCCGCGCGCTGGTCATTCTCGTCAGCGGGATG harbors:
- a CDS encoding glycosyltransferase family 9 protein — encoded protein: MHASLQSLPQTSDGPAPGPAHRIQRILVSRLRFLGDVLLTTPVVRRLREVFPAAEIVYLTEAAYAPLLAHNPHLDEVLAFAPQAPLTAQAHFYRSLRRRRFDLVIDLFGNPRTALLSWITGAPVRVGGDFRGRGKLYSHRVPPPNGDPDAITFHLRSLEILGIAPGDRRTEVFLVPEERLWAQSFLAMQAIDPARPLVGMHPGASWPNKRWPASHFAEVAQALLQAEVQVILTQGPQEGPIVTAVKQQAPGVKVLPVLSLRETAAVLARCSAFVSNDCGILHLAVAVGTPTVGLFGPSQKEIWFPYAATHGHLALDFTIACRPCHQNVCPLQHLDCQKQLLPPRVLAAVWQALKQRPPAERAA